The region CTTTTGGGTCGTACTCGGTAACGAGTTGCTTAAAGGCCGGTAGTTTTTCGTAGCGCGACTGAAGCTGCACGGGCGTCATGGTGAACAGCTTGCCCCAGTGCGGCCTGGCATGAAAAGGGGCCAGCTCTTTCTCGATCATGGGCAAGACCTTCTTGACCGAAGCCCAGTCCTGTTTCCACGTAAAGTGAATAGCCAGACTGGGTTGCTTGTAACAGGGGCTCATCCATAACTTATCGGCGTCGATGGTTCGTAACTCCGAAATCATCAGGTGGGGGCTTATGTGCGCTTTGAGCCGTTCCACCGCCAGTATCGCTTCAACGGCGTTTTTGCGGGGAACAAAATATTCGGACTGTAACTCTTTGCCGCTGCTCGGTGTGAAGCCCATCCGGAAGTGCGGCATACGTTCGTACCAAGGACCGGGCACCCCCATTTGTTCGGTGCAGTTCACCGCCGAAAGTTCGGCAATGGGGTGCAGGTTCTTTTTGGCAAGCGTTGCGCCGTAATACTCCGGCTTAGCGTCCAGCTTCACGCCTTTGTCGATCCGGCGTTTGATCCAGACTTCATTAACGCGGCTTTTCTGCCAGTCGGTAAACAGACTCACGCTGTACCCACCCGAAACGATGGCGTCAAAATGCTCTTTGAGCTGGGCCATCGGCAGGTTTTCGTAAACGTCCTGCCGCATCATAAAGGTCGGCTGCACATCGAGCGTAACCTTCGTTACCACCCCAAGCGCCCCCAAATGCACAACGGCTGCGTTGAAGGTGTCGCCGTCTTTGGCGCGGGAGAGGGTGCGGACATCGCCAGCGGCTGTAACGATTTCCATGCCCGACACGGCCGTCGACAGGTTGCCGTTCTTCACGCCCGAACCGTGCGTAGCCGTGGCGCAGGCTCCTGCAATGGAAATGTGGGGTAATGACGCCAGGTTGTGCAGGGCAAAGCCTTTCTTGTCGAGGTAGGGTGCCAACTGGCCGTATTTCATACTGGCGTCGACGGTTACGGTATGCGCTTTTGTATCCAGCGAAATAACATCGTCCATCGCCTTTAACGACAGTAGATTGTCTTTGCTGTCGGCAATGCTGTTGAAGCAATGGCGCGTACCCAGCACCTTTAGCTTGTTGTATTTTTTGACAAAGTCCCGTACCTGTTCAATTGATTTGCCTTCGTAAAGCCGGTCGGTGCTGTATTGCAGGTTTCCAGCCCAGTTTTTTAGTTTTTCCGGTGCTGCCAGATCAGCAAGTGGCGATAGTATAGGTGCGGCCATTAGGGTCGATGATAATTTGAGGAACGCTCTTTTTTTCATGGTTAACGGGTTTTAGGCTAAACTAATTAGGTAAAGTAATGACTAAATTTAATTCTACGTAGTTACTTCATACTAATAAAGCAGATTAAGCAACAAACTGGTAAGAGTTACCAGTTTGTTGCTTAATCTGCTTTATTAGTATGAAGTAAATGCCGACCAAATCAGGCAATCCTACCTAGCCGAAAAAACTACCCTGTCTCAGGTAAACGGCAGAAACGGAAAGGCTAACTAAAGCCCTGGATTTTGAGAGTGTGTGAGATTGGGATACTCTACTTGGTTACCTTGAACGAATCGAGTTCTTTTCCATTTACATCAACTTGCCTAATGGTCAGGGTTTTGCCATCTACATCGGCCACGGTGAGCGAGTGGACATTGGAGTAAAACTTATCGGTAAACTTCTGCCACGAATCGGGGTCGTTGTTTTGCTCAGGGTTGTACAGCGTTTGGCCGCCTGCCCCAGTTACCAGATAAATAATGCCCTCGGGGGTTGTATCGGTTTTTCCATTAAACGATTTGTCGAGGGTCCAGCGGCCATTCACAACCCGTCCACGCGCCATTTTTGCGCCCATGTTCGCCACGAGCAGAACTCCTTTGCGGTCAGGAACAAACGTTAGTGGAAACGAGCGTTGGTAGTTATGAACGTGACCGGTGAAAACCACATCGACCTTTCCCGCTTCGAAAATCGGCGATAAAAGGCGGGTGTGCTGCTGCTCAAAATGCTCACGGGCTGAGTTGAAACCCGGGTGGTGGAACATCACAAACCGCCAGGTAGCCTCTTTAGCACTGGCTAAGTCATTGGCAATCCATTCCTGTAACGCTTTATCGGTAAAATCGACATACGGGTTAGAGTCGATCACCGTCCAGTGGGCGTTGCCATATGTGAACGAGTAGTTCGACATTTTCAGATAGGCCTCACCAGCTGCATCCGTAAACGCTTTTCGATTTTCGGTCGAAGCGGTCATGGATGGCACCAGTGGCCCGCCCTCCGTACCAGGGATTCCGTTCAGCGGCTGATTCCAGTAATAGTAATAGGCCAGCGCGTCGGGAAACTTGTCCAGATCGCGGGTATCGGTATCGTGGTTGCCGGGAGCCACAATCATCGGCACCGACCGCAGCAGCGGAGCCCCTGTAGAATCAAGCTTGTTCGCGTTATAAATTGGCCAGAAACGGCTGCGGTATTCCGAAATCAGACCCCGTTCGTAGACAATGTCGCCAGGCACGACCACAAAATCCGGCTTGGCGATAAAGGCCTGAGAGGCCAGTTTTTTCTGGGCGGGCGTTTCGGCACCTATGTCGGCGAACGCCACAAACCGGTAGGGCTGGTCGGCCCGCTTGGTTGCTTTTCCTTCGGCAGTGAAGACAACTTTTCCTGCCTTCAGCACCCGGTAGTTGAACGTAGCACCGGGCGTCAGCCCCGTCATTGCTGCATTGTAAACCAAATGTGGCTCAATGCCAGCAACGGCTACCCGAACCGAAGTAGGTGCAGCCGTTTTTTTCCAGGAGCTTTTGGCTTCGGTTTGGTATTCAACAGTCCAGTCTGTAGCGGCATCCGGCGCATGCCAGAGGAGCTGTAACGTTTCGGGCGAAGGCGTGCGTCCAATCTGGAGATACGGACGGGCGATAAATGGCTCGTCGGTTTTTGTATCCTGTGCCCTACAGGTTTGGGTTAAAAGGATCTGCCCGAATAGCAGGAGGCTTATAAACGTGTTTTTCATGGATGGTTCGAAGAAAAGGTTCTTACACAGAGATACGCAGAGGTTAAAGGAGATGCACAGAGGTGTAACGACAGGACCGAAACCTTTGTGCATCTCCTTTAACTTCTGCGTATCTCTGCGTACTACTTTTTTTAATGCTGATTACCTTTTCCGTTGCTGGGGTAGCAGCCTACATCGGTGCTTGGCGGGGTGATTTCTGTTGAACCGAAGTTAGCACTTACCGGTACTACCGTGAGTGGGCTGAAACCCGTTGTGCCTTTG is a window of Spirosoma linguale DSM 74 DNA encoding:
- a CDS encoding FAD linked oxidase domain protein (PFAM: FAD linked oxidase domain protein; D- arabinono-14-lactone oxidase~KEGG: hypothetical protein); translation: MKKRAFLKLSSTLMAAPILSPLADLAAPEKLKNWAGNLQYSTDRLYEGKSIEQVRDFVKKYNKLKVLGTRHCFNSIADSKDNLLSLKAMDDVISLDTKAHTVTVDASMKYGQLAPYLDKKGFALHNLASLPHISIAGACATATHGSGVKNGNLSTAVSGMEIVTAAGDVRTLSRAKDGDTFNAAVVHLGALGVVTKVTLDVQPTFMMRQDVYENLPMAQLKEHFDAIVSGGYSVSLFTDWQKSRVNEVWIKRRIDKGVKLDAKPEYYGATLAKKNLHPIAELSAVNCTEQMGVPGPWYERMPHFRMGFTPSSGKELQSEYFVPRKNAVEAILAVERLKAHISPHLMISELRTIDADKLWMSPCYKQPSLAIHFTWKQDWASVKKVLPMIEKELAPFHARPHWGKLFTMTPVQLQSRYEKLPAFKQLVTEYDPKGKFRNDFLNTTIYGI
- a CDS encoding metallophosphoesterase (PFAM: metallophosphoesterase~KEGG: mxa:MXAN_2579 metallophosphoesterase) — protein: MHKGFGPVVTPLCISFNLCVSLCKNLFFEPSMKNTFISLLLFGQILLTQTCRAQDTKTDEPFIARPYLQIGRTPSPETLQLLWHAPDAATDWTVEYQTEAKSSWKKTAAPTSVRVAVAGIEPHLVYNAAMTGLTPGATFNYRVLKAGKVVFTAEGKATKRADQPYRFVAFADIGAETPAQKKLASQAFIAKPDFVVVPGDIVYERGLISEYRSRFWPIYNANKLDSTGAPLLRSVPMIVAPGNHDTDTRDLDKFPDALAYYYYWNQPLNGIPGTEGGPLVPSMTASTENRKAFTDAAGEAYLKMSNYSFTYGNAHWTVIDSNPYVDFTDKALQEWIANDLASAKEATWRFVMFHHPGFNSAREHFEQQHTRLLSPIFEAGKVDVVFTGHVHNYQRSFPLTFVPDRKGVLLVANMGAKMARGRVVNGRWTLDKSFNGKTDTTPEGIIYLVTGAGGQTLYNPEQNNDPDSWQKFTDKFYSNVHSLTVADVDGKTLTIRQVDVNGKELDSFKVTK